In one window of Dokdonia sp. PRO95 DNA:
- a CDS encoding nucleotidyltransferase domain-containing protein → MIDLNIKRKEHFDLYLFGSSLYSDTPSDIDIAIIYDKKFIDIKQALNYRSEILIYLNTELEIKIDTILLSKEEEIETEFLSNAKHKKL, encoded by the coding sequence ATGATTGATTTAAACATAAAGCGCAAAGAACATTTTGATTTATACCTTTTTGGTTCATCATTATATTCAGATACACCATCTGATATTGACATAGCTATCATTTACGATAAAAAATTTATAGATATTAAACAGGCATTAAACTATCGTTCTGAAATATTAATTTATTTAAATACTGAATTAGAAATAAAAATTGACACTATTCTTCTTTCAAAAGAAGAGGAAATAGAGACAGAATTCCTGTCAAACGCAAAACATAAAAAATTATAA
- the clpB gene encoding ATP-dependent chaperone ClpB codes for MNINNFTIKSQEAIQRAQQIAQELGHQQIENEHIFKAIFEVDEHVTPFLLQKLDVNVPLLQQILDSTLESYPKVSGGDIMLGREANKAITQANIIAKNMNDEYVSIEHLILAIFGTKSKVAQILKDQGVTEKHLQAAITEVRKGNRVTSQSAEETYNSLSKYAKNLNELARTGKLDPVIGRDEEIRRILQILTRRTKNNPILVGEPGTGKTAIAEGLAHRIVDGDIPENLQNKQIFALDMGALIAGAKFKGEFEERLKAVIKEVTESDGDIVLFIDEIHTLVGAGGGQGAMDAANILKPALARGELRAIGATTLDEYQKYFEADKALERRFQKVTVDEPDTESAISILRGIKDKYETHHKVRIKDDAIIAAVKLSQRYITSRFLPDKAIDLMDEAAAKMRMEINSKPEELDVLDRRVMQLEIEIEAIKREKDEDKLKSLRADLANLKEERNDLNAQWQSEKDIVERVQNAKQDIENYKLEAEKAEREGNYGLVAELRYGKIKEAQEHLEELQKDLASQADTSLIKEEVTSEDIAEVVAKWTGIPVQKMLQGEREKLLKLEDELHKRVVGQREAIVAVSDAVRRSRAGLQDQKKPIGSFLFLGTTGVGKTELAKALAEYLFDDENAMTRIDMSEYQERHSVSRLVGAPPGYVGYDEGGQLTEAVRRRPYSVVLLDEIEKAHPDTFNVLLQVLDEGRLTDNKGRTADFRNAIIIMTSNMGSHIIKERFEAIPDVDAAMESAKVDVLGLLKQNIRPEFLNRIDDIVMFSPLTRKDIRDIVKLQFKGIRKMLSQQNITLDATKQAIDFLAEAGFQPEYGARPVKRAMQREVLNQLSKEILSGKVASDSVILVDSFDDKLVFRNEGERTGEEE; via the coding sequence ATGAATATTAACAATTTTACGATAAAGTCGCAGGAGGCCATACAGCGAGCACAGCAAATTGCTCAAGAGCTAGGCCACCAGCAAATAGAAAATGAGCATATTTTCAAAGCAATTTTTGAAGTAGATGAGCACGTAACGCCTTTCTTGCTTCAAAAACTTGATGTAAATGTGCCTTTATTACAGCAAATTTTAGACAGCACCCTTGAGAGTTATCCTAAGGTGTCTGGTGGTGATATAATGTTAGGGAGAGAAGCAAATAAAGCAATCACTCAGGCTAATATTATTGCCAAAAATATGAATGATGAGTATGTCTCTATCGAGCATCTCATACTCGCTATTTTCGGGACAAAAAGTAAAGTAGCCCAGATCTTAAAGGATCAAGGAGTGACTGAGAAGCACCTACAAGCTGCTATTACAGAAGTGCGCAAAGGTAACCGTGTGACCTCACAAAGTGCAGAAGAGACATATAACTCACTAAGCAAGTATGCAAAAAACCTTAACGAACTAGCACGCACAGGCAAGCTAGATCCAGTAATAGGTAGAGATGAAGAGATACGACGCATATTACAAATCTTAACGCGTCGTACGAAGAACAATCCTATACTTGTAGGAGAGCCAGGTACTGGTAAAACCGCCATTGCCGAAGGTCTTGCGCATAGAATTGTAGATGGTGATATCCCAGAAAACTTACAGAACAAGCAAATATTTGCCCTGGATATGGGAGCTCTTATTGCTGGAGCAAAATTTAAAGGAGAATTTGAAGAACGTCTTAAAGCGGTTATTAAAGAAGTAACAGAAAGTGATGGCGATATCGTACTCTTTATAGATGAGATACACACACTGGTAGGTGCTGGTGGCGGACAAGGAGCGATGGATGCGGCAAACATCTTAAAACCTGCCCTTGCTCGTGGGGAGCTGCGCGCCATAGGTGCTACCACGCTTGATGAGTATCAAAAATACTTTGAAGCAGATAAGGCCCTCGAGCGTAGATTCCAGAAGGTAACCGTAGATGAGCCAGATACAGAGAGTGCGATTTCTATCTTACGTGGTATCAAAGACAAGTATGAGACACACCACAAGGTGCGTATTAAGGATGATGCTATCATTGCTGCTGTAAAGTTATCACAGCGCTATATCACGAGCAGATTTTTACCAGACAAGGCGATTGACTTAATGGATGAAGCTGCCGCAAAAATGCGAATGGAAATTAACTCTAAGCCAGAAGAACTCGATGTGTTAGACCGTCGTGTGATGCAACTAGAGATTGAGATTGAGGCGATAAAACGTGAGAAAGATGAAGATAAGCTCAAAAGCCTACGTGCAGATCTAGCAAACCTCAAAGAGGAGCGCAACGATCTTAACGCGCAGTGGCAATCTGAAAAGGATATTGTAGAGAGAGTACAAAATGCAAAACAAGACATAGAAAACTACAAGCTAGAAGCCGAAAAAGCAGAGCGCGAAGGAAACTATGGCCTGGTAGCAGAGCTACGCTATGGTAAAATAAAAGAAGCTCAAGAGCATCTTGAGGAGCTACAAAAGGATCTTGCAAGTCAAGCAGATACTTCGCTTATTAAGGAAGAAGTAACCAGCGAAGACATTGCAGAGGTGGTTGCAAAATGGACGGGAATCCCAGTACAAAAAATGCTACAGGGTGAACGTGAGAAGCTACTCAAGCTAGAAGACGAGTTGCACAAACGTGTGGTGGGACAACGTGAGGCTATTGTTGCCGTAAGTGATGCCGTACGACGCAGCCGTGCAGGTTTACAAGATCAAAAGAAGCCAATTGGTTCGTTCTTATTTTTAGGAACAACCGGTGTAGGTAAAACAGAACTTGCAAAGGCACTGGCAGAGTATCTTTTTGATGATGAGAATGCGATGACGCGCATAGATATGAGTGAGTATCAAGAGCGTCACAGTGTGAGCCGTCTGGTGGGAGCGCCTCCAGGATATGTGGGCTATGATGAAGGTGGCCAGCTTACGGAGGCCGTGCGACGTCGCCCCTACTCTGTGGTATTGCTAGATGAGATTGAGAAGGCACACCCAGATACGTTTAACGTATTATTACAGGTGCTTGATGAAGGTAGACTTACAGATAACAAAGGCCGCACTGCCGACTTTAGAAATGCCATTATCATTATGACTTCAAATATGGGTAGTCATATTATAAAAGAGCGTTTTGAGGCTATTCCAGATGTAGATGCTGCAATGGAGTCTGCAAAGGTAGATGTGCTAGGATTATTAAAACAAAACATACGTCCAGAGTTCTTAAATAGAATAGATGACATTGTAATGTTTAGTCCGCTTACGCGAAAAGATATACGTGATATTGTAAAACTGCAGTTCAAGGGCATTAGAAAGATGCTCTCACAGCAGAATATCACGCTAGACGCAACAAAGCAAGCTATAGACTTCCTTGCCGAAGCAGGTTTCCAGCCAGAATATGGTGCAAGACCTGTAAAACGAGCAATGCAGCGCGAGGTGCTTAACCAGTTATCAAAAGAAATTTTGAGCGGTAAAGTAGCATCAGACAGTGTGATACTCGTAGATTCCTTTGACGACAAACTCGTCTTTAGAAACGAAGGAGAACGCACAGGAGAAGAAGAATAA
- a CDS encoding TlpA disulfide reductase family protein: MKKIQCLFILFFALALNAQDNYYVFQGDTYNEEAFQAKLKSIEEVYGAQGSWKYTKANFKVRHSRVRQDSIIQEVEVMLSQSNSAPLDINVGVNGLINKPLPDFQLQDLANGLKSKESYNDKITLINLWFTSCPPCIAEIPYLNDLKKQYEDRVNFVAITFEPKSKIDAFLTKKPFDFEHLVDGASYLKQDLKTNTYPKLVFMDRSGTVRFVENAVMAQGRGPAAEVTEILKEHLDYLLADN; encoded by the coding sequence ATGAAAAAAATACAATGCTTATTTATACTCTTCTTTGCGCTAGCGCTTAACGCGCAAGACAACTACTACGTTTTTCAAGGTGACACCTATAATGAGGAGGCTTTTCAAGCCAAACTAAAATCTATTGAGGAGGTTTATGGTGCGCAAGGAAGCTGGAAATACACTAAAGCCAACTTTAAAGTTCGCCATTCTCGTGTGCGACAAGACTCAATTATACAAGAGGTCGAGGTAATGCTTTCGCAATCTAATAGTGCTCCTTTAGATATCAATGTAGGAGTAAATGGTTTAATCAATAAACCCCTACCCGACTTTCAGTTGCAAGATCTTGCAAACGGGCTTAAGTCTAAGGAGAGTTATAATGATAAAATCACACTCATTAACTTGTGGTTTACAAGCTGCCCTCCTTGTATCGCAGAGATTCCATATCTCAATGACCTTAAAAAGCAATATGAGGATCGCGTAAATTTTGTAGCCATCACTTTTGAGCCAAAAAGCAAAATCGACGCTTTTTTAACTAAGAAACCTTTTGATTTTGAGCACCTAGTAGATGGTGCCAGCTATTTAAAGCAAGATTTAAAAACAAATACCTATCCTAAACTTGTATTTATGGATCGTAGTGGTACCGTACGTTTTGTAGAAAATGCTGTAATGGCTCAAGGAAGAGGTCCAGCCGCAGAGGTTACAGAAATCCTTAAGGAACACCTAGATTACTTACTCGCAGATAACTAA
- a CDS encoding HNH endonuclease signature motif containing protein, translating to MSIRTIVKRKLWASSGGFCGKPDCHSDLFPFFESGKITNIEELAHIIGQKEKGPRGDNSLPLDERDEFDNIILLCPTCHTIVDKNPMLFPNDTIKQWKSNHEKSIANIFKVPKLNSRDEANRYLKPLQAENKAIFDKFGPHSENAIINQMATEIMWEKLAIQKILPNNRKIEAFIELNQDLLEGNEFGLFIEYKLHRDGFEYNKISGDVNSTVPTFPNGFENIFR from the coding sequence ATGTCAATAAGAACAATAGTTAAACGAAAACTTTGGGCATCTTCAGGAGGCTTCTGCGGAAAACCTGACTGTCATTCTGATTTATTTCCATTTTTTGAAAGTGGTAAAATAACCAACATAGAAGAATTAGCTCACATCATTGGACAAAAAGAAAAAGGTCCAAGAGGAGATAATTCTCTACCACTTGATGAACGTGATGAATTTGATAATATAATATTGTTATGTCCAACCTGTCATACAATCGTTGATAAAAATCCAATGTTATTCCCAAATGATACTATCAAGCAATGGAAATCTAATCACGAAAAAAGTATTGCTAATATTTTTAAAGTTCCAAAACTAAACTCACGAGATGAAGCAAATAGGTACTTAAAACCATTACAAGCTGAAAATAAAGCAATTTTTGATAAGTTTGGACCACATTCTGAAAATGCAATAATAAACCAGATGGCAACCGAAATAATGTGGGAAAAGCTTGCCATCCAAAAAATATTGCCGAATAACAGAAAAATCGAAGCATTTATTGAACTAAATCAAGATTTACTAGAAGGTAACGAGTTCGGGTTATTCATAGAATATAAACTACATAGAGATGGGTTTGAGTACAATAAAATTTCAGGAGATGTGAATTCAACTGTTCCTACTTTTCCTAATGGATTTGAAAACATATTTAGATGA
- a CDS encoding SsrA-binding protein codes for MQTLYKFLAKVNKAVLPSYSKRGLDLTQATKFQLAIIGYRIWVTKRALD; via the coding sequence ATGCAAACACTCTATAAATTTCTTGCCAAAGTTAATAAGGCAGTACTTCCCTCCTATTCAAAACGTGGTCTTGACCTTACACAAGCTACAAAGTTTCAGCTTGCGATTATCGGGTATAGAATCTGGGTTACAAAGAGAGCGTTAGATTAA
- the ytxJ gene encoding bacillithiol system redox-active protein YtxJ: MGIFNSIFGGDKEPQEEKTPMPWKQLTTLEQLDQIAKDSETKPQAIFKHSTTCGISRMAIRQLEAQYDIDPNQLDIYYLDLKAYREVSNEVGYKFQVMHQSPQIILIKNGTAVYSDSHGAISAQALAEKI, translated from the coding sequence ATGGGAATATTTAATTCGATTTTTGGAGGAGATAAAGAACCTCAAGAGGAAAAAACACCAATGCCGTGGAAGCAACTTACCACACTCGAGCAACTGGATCAAATTGCAAAAGATTCTGAAACGAAGCCACAGGCGATATTTAAGCACTCTACAACTTGCGGTATAAGCCGTATGGCAATACGCCAGCTAGAGGCACAATATGATATAGACCCAAACCAGCTAGATATCTATTACTTAGATCTTAAGGCGTACAGAGAAGTGTCTAATGAAGTGGGATATAAATTTCAGGTAATGCACCAAAGCCCGCAGATTATATTGATTAAGAATGGAACCGCTGTGTATTCTGACAGCCACGGAGCGATAAGCGCACAAGCACTTGCCGAAAAGATTTAA
- a CDS encoding type II toxin-antitoxin system RelE/ParE family toxin, which translates to MKVFLSELAERKLLILSEYLLENWNSKTRDQFIEKLTEKIKQISFQPESCPQSSELKGLYKCVVTKQTTFYYRISTGLDEIEIITIVDTRQNPDKLRKDI; encoded by the coding sequence ATGAAGGTATTCTTATCTGAATTAGCAGAAAGAAAACTCCTGATACTATCCGAATATCTTTTAGAAAATTGGAATTCAAAAACACGTGATCAGTTTATTGAAAAGCTAACTGAAAAAATTAAACAGATATCTTTTCAACCAGAAAGCTGCCCTCAATCCTCAGAACTCAAAGGCTTGTATAAGTGTGTTGTAACAAAACAAACTACCTTTTATTATAGAATTTCGACAGGACTAGACGAAATTGAAATCATTACAATTGTTGATACAAGACAAAATCCTGACAAACTAAGAAAGGATATTTAA
- a CDS encoding hemolysin III family protein produces the protein MENTVEPTPDYSPLEEKLNIWTHGFGFVASIIGLGFLCFRESVSTTATVSLIIFGVSMSVLYFASTAYHSAVKPIRRARLKIFDHAAIYVLIAGTYTPFTLVTLEGSTGWWIFGIAWSIALFGTILKLFFTGRFDILSTILYVAMGWLIVFAYKPLLANLDPAGVQWLFTGGILYTIGAILYSISRIPYNHAIFHVFVLVGTASHFIAVYNYVGV, from the coding sequence ATGGAAAACACTGTAGAACCAACTCCAGATTATTCCCCACTTGAAGAAAAACTCAACATTTGGACGCATGGTTTTGGTTTTGTAGCAAGTATTATTGGTTTGGGTTTTTTATGCTTTCGCGAAAGCGTCTCAACCACAGCAACCGTTAGTCTTATCATTTTTGGAGTTAGTATGTCTGTGTTATATTTTGCCTCTACAGCTTACCACAGCGCCGTAAAACCTATACGTAGAGCTAGATTAAAGATTTTTGATCATGCGGCTATCTACGTACTCATAGCAGGGACATATACACCATTTACACTTGTAACTCTAGAAGGAAGTACTGGATGGTGGATTTTTGGGATTGCTTGGTCTATTGCTTTATTCGGAACAATATTAAAACTCTTCTTTACAGGTCGATTTGATATCCTTTCTACAATCCTTTATGTAGCGATGGGTTGGCTTATTGTTTTTGCATACAAACCATTACTAGCAAACCTTGATCCAGCGGGTGTACAATGGCTATTTACAGGAGGTATTTTATATACGATAGGTGCTATTCTTTACAGTATTTCTCGTATACCTTATAACCATGCTATTTTTCATGTATTTGTCTTGGTAGGTACAGCCTCTCACTTTATTGCAGTGTACAATTACGTAGGAGTTTAA
- a CDS encoding DUF5713 family protein, giving the protein MKLVNKQMAEYSFLKEMYEDEYFPNYLVDKGKDILIDLCKEIEIKKPQTLEELYALTHKATDRFNELQEEFYENDSEIETAARECIAIDFQFISRSYGFEADIEDLIATRDW; this is encoded by the coding sequence ATGAAATTAGTGAATAAACAAATGGCTGAATATTCATTTTTGAAAGAAATGTATGAGGATGAATATTTTCCAAATTACCTTGTTGATAAAGGAAAAGATATTCTGATTGATTTATGTAAGGAGATCGAAATTAAAAAACCACAAACTCTTGAAGAACTATATGCTTTGACTCATAAGGCAACGGATAGATTTAACGAATTACAAGAAGAGTTTTACGAAAATGATAGTGAAATAGAAACTGCTGCAAGAGAATGTATCGCTATAGATTTTCAGTTCATCTCTAGATCATACGGTTTTGAAGCTGATATTGAAGATTTAATTGCAACTAGAGATTGGTAA
- a CDS encoding TonB-dependent receptor: protein MFKNFFFLIVVLGAFSLQAQVTTSSISGVVNGGSETLPGANVLAVHTPTGTRYGAITDFDGRFSLLNLRVGGPYTITMSYVGFQSQEFTGVNLNLGETYNVEVTLSEDSNALEEVVITGSRNNTFSDGRTGAATNVGERQLKSLPTISRSAADFYRLEPSASSNGSFGGRNDQYNNFSLDGAVFNNPFGLDAATPGGQTGSQPISLDAIEQIQVSTAPYDVTLSGFTGASVNAVTKSGTNEVKGTVYGFYRNEDLTGGKVAGDDVFVADQSQNTYGISIGGPIIKNKLFFFANFEKESRSDLGAPWAPNRNTGAINESRVLPADLDAVSAALGSIQYADGSFYEPGRYEGFNFDAGSTKALFKLDWNVNDKNRVALVYNLLRSSKENPANPNAIALRGPSQSTLQFENAGYEINNNIDSFQFEWNSDIASNISNKLQVGYTFFDDFRKPFSTPGPSINITKGGQNYIIAGHEPFSISNVLEQQVFQITNNLNIVSGSHTFTLGTSFEKFSFYNSFNLTGYGFDLFGSVSIDQDMDFDGDGVLDTDYVNDTTGETDLVAFQDFLVNQYQGTFLSAEETFNDNNGLAIGDPQGWALAETNVGQFSLYGQDQWKATEDLTLTLGLRLDKPLYFDTEDKIQENIERKIQDYQPDNVYVDPSTGEDVLLDSTVLPDNGFLFSPRLGFNWDVEGDKTFQIRGGTGIFTGRFPFVWLGNQVQGVDFFFYQTVDQDFKWPQVWRSNIGVDYRLDNGVVLTGDFSYTKDLNAAHVQNWALDNPSATLQGVDNRPIYQASDFSTNAFGGPTNAYVFTNSDNGRTINATLKAEKSFGNGLYASLAYNYLDSKNVNSIDAEITGDAFNANAIRGNANDAVLSNSRYGDQHRVIAVASKKFEYGDGKFATTISTFAEWARGGRFNYTYAGDINGDGSNFNDLIYIPTAGEVAQQNFATPEQAAAFNQYIEQDDYLSENRGGYAERYGALAPWRSRVDFRLLQDFNFDVKGKKNTIQFSVDVLNLGNFINSDWGLVEQPNSVQPVSVSVADGVPTYTFNEELTQTFGTDASLLNRWQAQLGLRYIFN, encoded by the coding sequence ATGTTCAAAAATTTTTTCTTTTTAATCGTAGTACTTGGCGCTTTTAGTTTGCAGGCACAAGTAACTACTTCCTCTATTTCGGGAGTAGTAAATGGAGGTAGCGAGACTTTGCCGGGAGCAAACGTTCTTGCAGTACACACTCCTACAGGTACAAGGTATGGTGCTATTACAGACTTCGACGGTCGTTTTAGTCTATTAAACTTACGTGTGGGTGGACCATACACAATCACCATGAGTTATGTAGGTTTCCAAAGTCAAGAGTTTACAGGTGTAAATCTTAACTTAGGTGAAACGTACAACGTTGAAGTAACTCTTAGTGAAGATAGCAATGCGCTAGAAGAAGTAGTAATTACAGGTTCTCGTAATAACACATTTAGTGATGGCCGTACAGGTGCAGCGACTAATGTAGGTGAGAGACAATTAAAGTCACTTCCTACAATATCGAGATCTGCAGCAGATTTTTACCGTCTAGAGCCTAGTGCTTCTAGTAACGGATCTTTTGGAGGTCGTAATGATCAGTATAACAACTTTAGTCTTGATGGGGCGGTTTTTAACAACCCATTTGGACTTGATGCAGCAACGCCAGGAGGGCAAACAGGTTCTCAACCTATATCTCTTGATGCTATTGAGCAAATTCAAGTAAGTACTGCTCCTTATGATGTAACATTATCTGGATTTACAGGAGCTTCTGTAAACGCTGTTACAAAAAGTGGTACTAATGAAGTAAAAGGAACTGTTTACGGTTTTTACAGAAATGAAGATCTCACAGGAGGTAAAGTTGCTGGAGATGATGTTTTTGTAGCAGATCAGAGCCAGAATACTTACGGTATCTCTATAGGAGGACCAATCATCAAAAACAAATTATTTTTCTTTGCAAACTTTGAAAAGGAATCTAGATCAGATCTTGGAGCTCCATGGGCACCTAACAGAAATACTGGGGCTATTAATGAGTCACGTGTATTACCAGCAGATCTTGATGCTGTTTCTGCGGCACTAGGAAGTATCCAGTATGCAGACGGTTCTTTTTATGAGCCAGGAAGATATGAAGGTTTTAACTTTGATGCAGGTTCTACAAAAGCACTTTTTAAATTAGATTGGAACGTGAATGACAAGAACCGTGTGGCACTTGTTTACAATTTACTACGTTCTTCTAAGGAAAATCCAGCAAACCCAAATGCTATCGCATTACGTGGGCCAAGCCAGTCTACATTGCAGTTTGAAAATGCAGGATATGAAATTAATAACAACATAGATTCTTTCCAGTTTGAGTGGAACAGCGATATTGCTAGTAACATCTCAAATAAATTACAAGTAGGTTATACGTTCTTTGATGATTTTAGAAAGCCTTTTTCTACTCCAGGTCCATCTATAAACATTACAAAAGGAGGTCAAAACTATATCATAGCTGGTCATGAGCCATTCTCAATTTCAAATGTACTTGAGCAACAAGTTTTTCAAATCACAAACAACTTGAATATTGTTTCTGGAAGTCACACATTTACTTTAGGAACGTCATTTGAGAAGTTTAGCTTTTACAACTCATTTAACCTAACTGGATATGGTTTTGATTTATTTGGAAGTGTATCAATTGATCAAGATATGGATTTTGATGGTGATGGAGTACTAGATACAGATTATGTAAATGATACAACTGGAGAAACTGATCTTGTAGCTTTTCAAGATTTCTTAGTAAACCAATATCAAGGAACTTTCTTATCTGCAGAGGAAACGTTCAATGATAATAATGGTTTAGCTATTGGTGATCCACAGGGTTGGGCACTTGCTGAGACTAACGTAGGGCAATTCTCTCTATATGGACAAGATCAATGGAAAGCAACAGAAGATTTAACGCTTACATTAGGACTACGTCTTGACAAGCCATTATATTTTGACACAGAAGATAAGATTCAAGAGAATATCGAAAGAAAAATACAAGATTATCAACCAGATAACGTTTATGTAGATCCATCAACTGGAGAAGATGTTCTTCTAGATAGTACAGTACTTCCAGACAATGGATTCTTATTCTCACCTAGATTAGGTTTTAACTGGGATGTAGAAGGAGATAAGACTTTCCAAATACGTGGAGGAACAGGGATATTTACAGGTCGTTTTCCTTTTGTATGGTTAGGTAACCAAGTACAAGGAGTTGACTTTTTCTTTTACCAGACGGTAGATCAAGATTTCAAATGGCCACAAGTATGGAGATCTAACATAGGTGTAGATTACCGCCTAGATAATGGTGTGGTACTTACAGGAGACTTCTCTTACACAAAAGATCTTAATGCTGCACACGTTCAGAACTGGGCACTTGATAATCCATCTGCGACATTACAAGGTGTAGATAACAGACCTATCTATCAAGCTTCAGATTTTTCTACTAATGCTTTTGGAGGACCTACAAATGCGTATGTATTTACAAACTCTGATAATGGTCGTACCATTAATGCTACGTTAAAAGCAGAAAAATCATTTGGTAACGGACTTTATGCAAGTCTTGCTTACAACTACCTAGATTCTAAAAATGTAAACTCTATTGATGCAGAGATTACAGGTGATGCTTTTAATGCAAATGCAATACGTGGTAATGCAAATGACGCGGTGTTATCAAACTCACGTTATGGAGATCAGCACAGAGTTATTGCTGTAGCTTCAAAGAAGTTCGAGTATGGTGATGGCAAGTTTGCTACGACCATTTCTACATTTGCAGAGTGGGCTAGAGGAGGACGTTTTAACTATACATATGCTGGTGATATCAACGGTGACGGAAGTAACTTTAACGATCTTATTTACATCCCAACTGCTGGAGAAGTAGCACAGCAAAATTTTGCTACACCAGAACAAGCAGCAGCATTTAACCAGTACATCGAGCAGGATGATTACCTGAGCGAAAACAGAGGTGGATATGCAGAGCGTTATGGAGCACTAGCACCATGGAGAAGCCGTGTTGACTTCCGTTTATTACAAGATTTCAATTTTGATGTAAAAGGAAAGAAAAACACAATCCAGTTTAGTGTAGACGTTCTTAACTTAGGAAACTTTATCAATTCTGATTGGGGACTTGTTGAGCAACCTAACAGCGTACAGCCAGTAAGTGTAAGTGTTGCAGACGGTGTACCAACATACACGTTCAACGAAGAGCTTACACAAACATTTGGAACAGATGCAAGTCTTTTAAACAGATGGCAAGCACAACTAGGACTACGTTATATCTTTAACTAG